A window of Cyclopterus lumpus isolate fCycLum1 chromosome 10, fCycLum1.pri, whole genome shotgun sequence genomic DNA:
GTCAATGGATATGTCAACTCTACGTTACCCGGTAACAAACCACACTGGCTGTAGACAGGGAGTCTGTTCCATGAGTGCTGCTAACTCTGTGCTCAATGTATCAGTGGCTCTGCTGCAGGACGTTGGCCTCATTctatctctctgcctctcactctctctctctctctctctctctctctctctctctctctctctctctctgtgtaggTTTGACAATGTGTCAAGGCCGCAAACATGTGTTCTGGCATCTGATTGGGATCGGCACAACACCAGAAATCCACTCCATTCAGTTTCAGGATCACACTCTGCAGGTAACTCAAGtcttcacacattcacacagtcacacaaaccagCAAGAGTAGGCTAGAGAGAACTTTTTTCCAGTCAAAGTAGCCATAGCAGCACTTGCTCCAAAAGTCTCTAAATCTGCTTGAAAGTCGCCACGTTGGCAACTTAACAgtcaggcctccctccaaaatgtacacttgtattgtttttgtttaggtGTTGAACCATCGTAAAGTCAACATTGAGGTGACACCCATGACATTCATCACTGCAGAAATGAGACCTGCTACTTCAGGCCGCTTCCTTATGAGCTGTCAGATACACGCTCACCGCCACGGTAAGAAAGACCAGATAAGTCTCTTGCAATTTGGACAATCTGTCActctaaataaatgtacttcACCCCTCCATTTAAATGACAACCTTTGTTGTTACTGTGCACTACTGCCCAGATGGCATGAACGCCTTTTTCACGGTGGAGAAATGCCCTGACCCTGTGATTCTGCCGGGGCCCGACCTGCGTAACGTCAAACACAAGGCTAACGTGGTCAGCAGTGACAAAgacgacggtgacgacgacggtgacgacgacGGTGACGACTACGGTGACGAATACGAGGATTTGTTCAACACCATAAGCGTTCagccaaagaaaacacaaatgcaaGCAAGAGCCAGCAGAGGACAGCACTCCATAACCTGGGAGCATTACATCGCCGTTGAAGAGGTCACCTGGGAATACACCCTTAATCTCAAACCCACAGATAGGTaggaaagatggaggagaagaaggaagaagaaaaacagacgaCCTTGCTcagtccttcaatcagaggatcggcggtttgatccccgtcTCCGCTAACCCATGACGTTGTgttcttgggcaagacacttaaccccaaattgctcccgtagctctgtctatggtgtatgaatgtgtgtgaatgttagctactcctgatgggcaggtggcacctcagcccctcccatcagtgtgtggatgggtGTGAATAGgtaaatgatgtcatgtagtattaaagcgctttgagtgtgGTCGGAAGTCTataagcgctatacaagtacaggtccatttgaATTGattgtcttttctcttttgtttttgacacaTCAGTGAGTTGCGGTCAAGATATTTGGTTGCACCTCCCCATCACCTGGGCTACAAGTATAAAAAGGCGGTGTATAAAGAATACACAGATGGATCTttcacaaagagaaagaacCCAGACACAACACTGCTGGGTCCACTTCTGAAAGGAAAAGTCAACGATCAAATCCATGTGAGTGAGGACAGAGAATATTACATTTGGTCTTTTGTGCATGATCAAATATGagctacaaaaaaagaaatcaacagaTATCAATCATAGAAAACCCTGAAGCAAACTTctgttgtgctttttgtttggCTTTCCACTGATCCCCCATTGGTTTGAACTGTGTCTCCAGATTACTCTCAGAAACCTGGCGAGTCACCCCTTCAACATCTACCCCATCGGCCTGACCAATATCTCTCCACTGCAGAGATCCGCGAATGGTAAGCTAGGACATAAACCAACAGACTAAACTCATCAATAGTTTGTATCACAATCAGCAATGCAAGCTTGCAAATATAATCAAAATCTGTCATTTTGGCAACACAAATTGAATGTATAAACTTCATACTGTATTGTGTTTTCCTACCTGTCTTAAGTGGTcttatttatctattttctgTATTATCTACCTCATCTCATTAAAACAGCTGCAGAGAAGGACTTGCGATCCATGGAAGTGCCACCCAACGGGACGTTTAGCTATGTGTGGAGGCTAACAACAGAGGATGGACCCTTGGGGGGAGACCCCCAGTGTCTGACCCAGCTGTATCAGAGCACCGTCTCCCGAGAGAGGGACTTGGCCTCCGGGCTGGTGGGCACCCTGCTTATCTGCAAATACAACTCCATGGACACCAGAGGACATCTGGTGAGAAGAACGTctctacaataataatattgaatgGATTATTTGCAAAGATCCTGCTGCGTTCTTTCTCACCTGCTCTAATGTAACATAACACCCTGTTTCTCTTTCACTGAATCTACTGCTGCATGCAGTTGGGCCCAGATAAAGAGTGGAGCCTGATATTTGCTGTGTTTGATGAGAACAGAAGTTGGTACTTCAATGAAAACATGCAAAAGTCCAGCCAAAACTTCCCGAACATCACAGACCCTGAATTCTACAAGTCTAATGTCATTCACAGTAAGATCATTCTCTGTAGGTTCATCACCGAACCctttcacattgttttcacagtgtcatttgatacattgttattataacaaaatattgattataaCTACTTTAAAGTGATTATCTCTATGCATGAAATCAATTATCTATGTCCACACAAACAGGcattgctgttttttgttttgttattatttgtataatgTGCCCATTATACTTGAGCCATCATATCATCAATTTAATAACTCTGAATATCCTTTTAACTTCAGGTATAAACGGCGAGATGTTCCCCGGGCGACAATTTGTGGCGTCTCAAAATGACATCGCCTTCTGGCATGTGGCCAATGTGGGCACCCAgagtgacttcctgtctgtttactTCACGGGAAACGTCTTTCAGTACCACGGCCTTTACCAGTCCGTCCTCACCCTCTTCCCCATGACTGGCATAACGGTTCCCATGGAAACCGAGCTGATTGGTGAGACTGACGTCTTATTTGTTAGATAATGTTGGTGGGTGTAACCAAATTGTAACTTATTCATGTAATACTCTAAATGTATCATACCCTCAGTAGCTTTCGAATTTCCATTTGTCTTATTTTTCTGCAACAAACTTACAAAAACCAagagcataataataataatttctcaGACACTATAACCAAATACAAACTTTACACAGTTGACTTCTCTGATGAAGTAGCCACGGTTCAGTAGCTGAGACATAAAAATGCTGCTTTCCTGAATCACTGACATGCCTCATTAATGCATCAGGGTACTGCTGATATGTGAGCCTATATTGAAAAAAGGGGTTGCCGGTTTTGATGCGTAATTTTTGTGGATTGTGTTTCGTTCTTGAGTCATAAATTGTCTTTCCACAGGTGAGTGGGAGATCAGTGCCTATGATGGCAGCCTCAAGAGCAAGGGGATGAGCATTCACTACACCGTACGTCAAAGCGAAGATGGATACCGAGTTGATGGAAAGGAGATTCCAGACGACATCTCTGACTATTTAGATCTACAGCCGAGGGGCAGAAGACCTAAAAATGGCACAGTGTTAGTTCCAGTGTGTAAGAAGCCCCTCGCTAATAACAATACTCAATCAGGAAACACTTCCGCTCAAGATGTCACTTGTGATAAAACTGAGAGTACTGGGGGTGAAGAACATTCAGCATCTCAGCTGAAGGAAGTGACAGCAACATCAccggaaggagaaggaggaatcCCGCAGGATATCTTGGAGGAAATAGAGAGAGCTGTGGAGCGAACAGTTTCTCAGAATGTGAATCaacctggaggagagggaggtgtcAGGCACAAGAGACAAGCAGCCTGGACAGATGGAGATATCAGTTCTGGAGCCTCAGCAGATGAAGGACCCGCGATAGAGATTGGAGAAAAAGCTGTGGACAATAGGACCGAGGTTGGTGCCCAGGTAAAAGGTGAGGGAAGGAATGAAGCGTCAAGTGTGAAGAATGGGACGAGTGAAGACCTTGAAGAGAGCAACGAGATCTTACTTGACAGGAATCCACAGCTGAACGAGAAGAAATCAACTGTGGGGCTAAGTAATTCAGAAGAGATGGATCAAAACTTAGTACCACTAAACAACATCCGGTCTGAACCTGAACGACTTACAGCAGATCTGAGGGTTCTGGAATACAACGGCACTGTTGATAACAACATCACAACAGGGCTTGAGCTGTCCCTCGAGTATGATGACTACGAACAAGAGGTAccattctctgtgtgtgtacattcattaatatatatattcattaatatatataagtatatatatatatatatatatatatatatatatatatatatatatatatatatacttatatatatgttgGCTGTTGTCACAAATAGCTGAACGGTACATCAGATGTATTTGGTATGGATTACATGGACCCGCGCTCCGGAGAGACCCGATATCGCCACTACTATATTGCTGCTGAGGAGATCAGCTGGGACTACGGCATCAGAAAACCACACCAGTTCATCAAACCCAGGTAGGAATAATATTTCACCCAGACATCCGTCCAGGACCTTAAAGGGATTGTtttctggaaaagaaaaacaaatggtgCCTACCTGCATTGTATAGCTCGCTAACATGCTTTaacatgttgttttctgtttgtgtaatttgtacacaaacagacatgtaAAATTCCACAATTTGTGGTTTTATGCTAATTTGATTGTCTCCTAGCTCAAGCTCCTCCTCTAATGCACAGTCATGAGTTTTATgaatttatttctttattagttttttctccctttcttttcttgatAAACTAAAATGCTAAATGTTAggatgtctctttttttacttgGGCTTTTAAatagtcatttatttttattattgtatccAACATGTTTTGTGGTGTTCGGAGCCTTActtcatttaatttgtgtttgttgaaacTAGGGGATGTTTTGGATGATTTGGTTCTTTGGTAACATGGTCAAAATTGTAGATTTTGGACAAAGTCAACATTTTAAcattgaacaaataaaaaaacagtaaaaaaacacattttaaaatccatTCTATTACCAAAGTGTAAAGTAGCAGTATTGATTCAACTCCTCTTTTTAGAGAGATGCGTCGAGGGATGAGGAAGTTCCTGCCAGAGTATAAGAAGGTGGTGTTTCGAGCCTACGCCGATGAACACTTCCTCGTTCCTCTGGTCAGAGGAGAGCAACAAGAACACCTGGGAATTATGGGACCTTTCATCAGAGCTGAGATTAATGATGTCCTCACTGTGAGTGATATTGTCACTGagcaaaataaaagtgaataatcCACACTTTGTATTGGTTCTTGGTGACGTATCTGTGCCCTTTCTGTCTTATTCAAGGTGGTTTTCAAGAACAAGGCATCCAGGCCTTACTCCTTTCACCTTCAGGGGGTGTATGACCTCAGCCAGGGGGCCGGCTTTGACAAAACCCATTCCCCATCTGCTCCATCCGGGGTCCCAGGAGAGCCTGTGGCCCCTGGGAAGACACAGACATATAACTGGAGCGTAACCAGGAAACAAGGACCAACTGACACTGAATTTGACTGCAAGACTGGGTCTTACTACTCCACCGTGGATAAGGTCTGGATAGGTCTTCATCTTAATCCTGTTCCCACTTTATTTTCCATGGATATACAGTATTTACTGTATGTCAGATTATTATTCAATGTATAATCAACCTTGCACGGCAATCAATTGTCCCCCAAAAAATCCCCATATCAATTAAAGTTTCCTCTTTTGTAATTGTTAATGTTAATAGTCTCGAGCTATAGTTACATgacaagaagaaaataaatattgttgttcTATGTTCCAGGAGAAGGACCTTCATTCGGGGCTGATTGGTCCACTGGTGATCTGCAAGTCTGGTACTCTCCGGACTCGTCAGAACACGCAGCCAAACGTCCAGGAGTTCGCCCTCCTCTTCCACACCTTTGATGAAACTAAAAGCTGGTACCTGGAGGAGAGTCTGCGGCGGCACTGTGCTCCGCCCTGTCAGGCCAACACTGAGGACCCCTGGTACCACATCAGCAATAAGTTTGCAGGTGGAGAAAAATGATTGATTGTTGGTGTCATGTTGTAATGAGCGTACTCTAATCTCAAACTCAAAAATGAAATCTCAGAAATAATGCCTTCGTTTTTCCGTAGCAATAAATGGTTATGTGGCAGAGACACTTCCTGGTCTGTTGGTTGCCCAGCACCAGCTGATCAGGTGGCACCTGCTGAATGTTGGAAGTGATGGAGAGTACCACGCTGTGCAATTCCATGGTTTACCTTTCACTGTTCACAATGAAAAGGAACACCGTATGGGGGTCTACAACCTCTTCcctggtaaacacacacacacataaagacacgCATTACACCAAAGAGCATGCATAAACTCTCTGTTTATGTGTTGcataaaaacatgcaaacacatgaaCAGATGTTTACCCCTACATTTGCAGATTTGCACTTCTCGGGACCCAACCTTTTCCGATGCCCTGTACAGTGAATACAACTGCAATCCATACAGTTCCtactgtaaaacatgttttgggCCAAACTTTAGTCATAAGATTGATTTTACTCCATAGACATTTCGGTACGTTTAACCAAATTTATGTGAACAATATCCTTATTATGCGTTTAATATCAATAAGATGTTAACTGATACGTTAAACAAGACACTCAAAAAGACCAACTGTAAGAGCATAAATCAGTGTTTTTACAGACTGAAAGAAATTGAATCATACAAAAATAATCTAGCGTCCATCTTAAGTAATTATATTACTTGCACTCTAAAAGCCTTATTCTTGATTATTGTTGCATGTGTTGCATTGTTCTACGTCACTCAGGGGTGTTTGGCATGGTGGAGATGAGACCCTCCACAATAGGCACGTGGCTGGTGGAGTGCACTATCGGAGACTACCAGCTAGCCGGCATGAGGGCTAAACTACTGGTCTACAATCCAGGTACACGCAGtggcaaaatatatatatatatatatatatatatatatatatatatatatatagtattactATTTAGAATGTCATTTTATAGAGCAAGAATGGattcactgtatttatttatgtattgccATGCTAGCATCAATGTCTGGACGAATGCATCGCTCCAATTTTCCACCTTTCCAGCATACCAGTTCAGTTGAACTTGTATAAGAAACACAAggaacttttattctatttaaagCCAACAATGTTGTCAGTGCATTGTTCATGCCATTGCATGAATGAGTCAGTGGCATTCCCCACATTTTCAACACTGGAAAGTATTTTGTGCAAAAATGCATATCTGAGAGTCCCACTTTTCACAGATGTCAAACATATATATAGTTCTGTACTGTCCAGATGTGTGCAATATTGAGCTGGAATTTTCACCTGCAGGATGTCGCGTTCCTCTGGGGATGCAATCAGGAAGAATTGAAGATTCCCAGATCACAGCTTCAGATTACATAGGTAAGACAGTGTTTTTCACCTCAAGACCCTCAATATTTGGCAATACTTGTAGAGAGAGGAAGTGCTTACCACATATACCCAGTgtgctgaaaaagaaaacacctcaGTCTTGTGGCCACCAAGCAGCTTCAATAAATTTGAAGAACAGGAAATTACCCCCACTGGGTTGGATTATAACCGTGTTTACACACGTGTGTCCAGATAACTGGGAGCCGAGGCTGGCAAGGCTGGATCAGTCTGGTTATATCAATGCCTGGATGGGCagaaacaaaatgtcatggATACAAGTAAGATACACAGCTTTTCTCCTGTTAACCATTGGACAGCAATGTTATATTATGTAGCGTCCAGTGTGACCTGAATTGAGTATGTGAAACGTGCTGGAATGCGTGTGTTATTATTAGGTTGATCTTCAGAGGCCCACCCTGTTGCACGGTGTGCAGACGCAGGGAGTCAGGTCAAAGCTGAGGGACAACTACATCGCACTCTTCCACATCTCCTACAGCCTGGACCAAGAGACTTGGACCACTTACAGGGGAAACGGAACCAAGCAGAACAAAGTTTGTCCTCTACTGTTACTAGTATTAAATGTACCAAGAGGCACTCGTGGTCTCTAATTGCAGTTTCATTGTCAAATGAATACAGTAAAGGCAACACATTGTTCACTGTAATGTTTAATGCTATCTCAAGCAAGTTTCAATGATCCTTGAAGTTTGAGCTGAATTGTTTGTGTGGCTCTGGTTTAGTTATTTTATG
This region includes:
- the f8 gene encoding coagulation factor VIII, with the translated sequence MSAMRAATLLLLLCCCAGETQQSAAQTVYYIAALEIGWDYLDDVDPASDQRRDVPQKYIKAVYREYTDSKYTVPKPKPAWTGIQGPVIVAQAGHSVVIHFKNLASQSYSISPVGITYGKQSEGAGYDDSTAGQEKEDDAVSPGGYYEYVWDISHKDGPTTSDPECLTYSYTSQVDTVRDLNSGLMGALLICKPSAFTDKGQRRNPMFVLLFAVFDETKSWYGEIGERMSREKFKKSIGRKEYHTVNGYVNSTLPGLTMCQGRKHVFWHLIGIGTTPEIHSIQFQDHTLQVLNHRKVNIEVTPMTFITAEMRPATSGRFLMSCQIHAHRHDGMNAFFTVEKCPDPVILPGPDLRNVKHKANVVSSDKDDGDDDGDDDGDDYGDEYEDLFNTISVQPKKTQMQARASRGQHSITWEHYIAVEEVTWEYTLNLKPTDSELRSRYLVAPPHHLGYKYKKAVYKEYTDGSFTKRKNPDTTLLGPLLKGKVNDQIHITLRNLASHPFNIYPIGLTNISPLQRSANAAEKDLRSMEVPPNGTFSYVWRLTTEDGPLGGDPQCLTQLYQSTVSRERDLASGLVGTLLICKYNSMDTRGHLLGPDKEWSLIFAVFDENRSWYFNENMQKSSQNFPNITDPEFYKSNVIHSINGEMFPGRQFVASQNDIAFWHVANVGTQSDFLSVYFTGNVFQYHGLYQSVLTLFPMTGITVPMETELIGEWEISAYDGSLKSKGMSIHYTVRQSEDGYRVDGKEIPDDISDYLDLQPRGRRPKNGTVLVPVCKKPLANNNTQSGNTSAQDVTCDKTESTGGEEHSASQLKEVTATSPEGEGGIPQDILEEIERAVERTVSQNVNQPGGEGGVRHKRQAAWTDGDISSGASADEGPAIEIGEKAVDNRTEVGAQVKGEGRNEASSVKNGTSEDLEESNEILLDRNPQLNEKKSTVGLSNSEEMDQNLVPLNNIRSEPERLTADLRVLEYNGTVDNNITTGLELSLEYDDYEQELNGTSDVFGMDYMDPRSGETRYRHYYIAAEEISWDYGIRKPHQFIKPREMRRGMRKFLPEYKKVVFRAYADEHFLVPLVRGEQQEHLGIMGPFIRAEINDVLTVVFKNKASRPYSFHLQGVYDLSQGAGFDKTHSPSAPSGVPGEPVAPGKTQTYNWSVTRKQGPTDTEFDCKTGSYYSTVDKEKDLHSGLIGPLVICKSGTLRTRQNTQPNVQEFALLFHTFDETKSWYLEESLRRHCAPPCQANTEDPWYHISNKFAAINGYVAETLPGLLVAQHQLIRWHLLNVGSDGEYHAVQFHGLPFTVHNEKEHRMGVYNLFPGVFGMVEMRPSTIGTWLVECTIGDYQLAGMRAKLLVYNPGCRVPLGMQSGRIEDSQITASDYIDNWEPRLARLDQSGYINAWMGRNKMSWIQVDLQRPTLLHGVQTQGVRSKLRDNYIALFHISYSLDQETWTTYRGNGTKQNKLFYGNMDSSKVKNNLIDPPFVARYVRIQPLSFVQKPALRLELLGCDLNSCSLPLGLKDRRIPDNNITASSFYSTLMRSWSPKLARLHQKGSANAWRPKNNNPHEWLQVDLGKVSRITGVITQGAQSLLTEIMVTEFSVTISHDGHSWTSVLEESSQREKIFTGNSDSDAEALSVFDPPLFGRYFRIHPRGWFNGIALRLEVLGCDTQQGP